The following are from one region of the Thermoanaerobaculia bacterium genome:
- a CDS encoding lmo0937 family membrane protein: protein MLYTIFVILLILWLIGMVTSYTMGGLIHILLVIAVIVLIVRLVSGRRVV from the coding sequence ATGCTGTACACGATTTTCGTGATTCTTCTCATACTGTGGCTGATCGGGATGGTCACCTCCTACACGATGGGTGGGCTGATTCACATCCTTCTGGTCATCGCCGTCATCGTTCTGATCGTCAGGCTCGTCTCCGGACGACGCGTCGTTTAG